Genomic segment of Paenibacillus sp. FSL R5-0623:
AATGAACCTTTGCTTCCGTTCGGTTATGGTCTCTCCTACACTTCTTTCTCTTATGGTGATCTTGAAGTGTCGAGTAACGAGATGACTGCCGAAGAGTCCCTGAGCATTCAAGTACGTGTAACAAACACGGGTGAGCGCGCAGGCGTGGAGACCGTTCAGTTGTACGTTCGTGATGTAACGGGTGAAGTCGTTCGTCCTATGCGTGAGCTGAAAGGATATGTGAAGCTTGCACTGGCGCCAGGCGAGAGTGGTACAGCCACGTTTACGTTAAATGAAGAACAGCTTCGTTATCACCATTCCGACTTAAGCTACCGCAGTGATCGAGGCGAGTTCCATATTCTTGTGGGTGCAAACAGCCGGGATACTCAGAAGAAATCATTCAGACTTGTTTAATCCGGTGAATGGAAAGAGTAATGTGTCAGGCCTTTTGTTATGGAAGGCCTGATGAACATAACAGGGGAGCGAAGAATGTGGTCAGTATCAAGGATATCGCCAAACAGGCGGGAGTTTCCATCTCTACTGTGTCATATGCGCTGAATGGCAGCAACAAAGTGACCGATGAGACGAGTTCCAAAATTTTGGCCATTGCCAAAGAACTGAACTATGTTCCAAATGCCGCAGCAAGAACACTGAAGAAGAGGGAATCCAAAATTCTAGGTGTATTCTTGACCGATTTTAGAGGAGATGTGTATGGAGACTTGCTGAGTGGCATGAAAGCCGTATGTAATGCTCAAGGTTATGACCTGATCGTGTGCAGTGGTAAACAATCCCATCGCATGCTTCCAGAGAGGATGATTGATGGTGCAATCATTCTGGATCATACGTTTGCAAGTGAGGAACTAATGCAGTATGCCGATCGTGGGCACAAAATCGTTGTATTGGACCGTGAGATGGATCATCCCAACATTAATCAGGTTCTGCTGGATAATAAGGCCGGGGCGACACTTGCGATGGAACATCTGATTGAACAGGGACATAAGAAAATCTACGTGGTGACAGGACCGGAAGGTTCGTTTGACTCTGTGCAGCGGTTAAAGGCTGTGAGACAGGTTGCGGAACGTGAAGCCGATGTGGAATGGATTGAGATCACGGGAGATTTTGAGAAGAGTGGTGGAGAACAAGCCGCAGATCAGATTGTGCAGGTGTATGATGGACCCGCAGCGGTATTCTGCCTCAATGATGAGATGGCTATTGGCTTGTGTGATCGTCTGGCAGACAGTGCACTTGGCGTTGGTCAGGAGATTGATGTCATCGGATTCGACAATATTGAATTGAGCAAGTACGTCCAGCCGAGATTGGCAAGCATTGATTATTCCAAGCGCAAGTGGGGATCGCTTGCTGCTGAACAATTGATCAAAATTATTGCTGGAGAACCCGTTGATCATGAGCGAATTTATGTGACATTAGTTGAGGGTGGATCGGTGAGTGGGCCTATTCCGTCTGATTCGGTTATATCTATGCGGAATGACCGGGCGGTTAGCTATTGATCCCGAATACAGCAAGAGACAAGGCTTAGAAGAATCGAATCATTCTTTTAAGCCTTGTCTCTTGCTATTTCGAGGATGAAGCAATAGAAAAAGCCTCTCCGGAGAGAGGCTTGGCCTTTACAAGCCTTTTGTTTTGTCATTGTTGTAGGATGAAGTGAGAATGCCTGTAATGAAGAGAGTCAATACGATTGCAATAATCCAGAATGTCAGTGAAAATGACATACCCTTCGCACCTCCTGCACAAGCTCATTTTCTTCTATTATAACCATTATAGGTAGAAAAGAAATGCTTCACCCTATTATTTGTAAAATAAAAAGTGTGTGGGCACCGGTCTGAGGTTGCCATCTGAAGGGTTATTCACAACCCGATTATTCAGAATAAGCGAGGATGATCCACCGCCATCCAGATTATAGGCGTTGATCACCCCAAGCTTGTACAACCGCCCTTGCAACTCTTCAAGGGTAGCACCGGAACTTCCGCCCTCATTATATCCGTCGACCACAATGATTAATAACTGATCATCCTTATAATTGCCAATGACTGTACGTGGTGCTCGTTT
This window contains:
- a CDS encoding LacI family DNA-binding transcriptional regulator, whose translation is MVSIKDIAKQAGVSISTVSYALNGSNKVTDETSSKILAIAKELNYVPNAAARTLKKRESKILGVFLTDFRGDVYGDLLSGMKAVCNAQGYDLIVCSGKQSHRMLPERMIDGAIILDHTFASEELMQYADRGHKIVVLDREMDHPNINQVLLDNKAGATLAMEHLIEQGHKKIYVVTGPEGSFDSVQRLKAVRQVAEREADVEWIEITGDFEKSGGEQAADQIVQVYDGPAAVFCLNDEMAIGLCDRLADSALGVGQEIDVIGFDNIELSKYVQPRLASIDYSKRKWGSLAAEQLIKIIAGEPVDHERIYVTLVEGGSVSGPIPSDSVISMRNDRAVSY